A genomic segment from Necator americanus strain Aroian chromosome III, whole genome shotgun sequence encodes:
- a CDS encoding hypothetical protein (NECATOR_CHRIII.G12754.T1), with amino-acid sequence MMFNISNQHAAIAEIDANATMGLEQQSDGFGKRYYPAEQTSYNNRLVDLCDHASLLLHLKGITDPISLRSKYQPFNA; translated from the coding sequence ATGATGTTCAACATATCCAATCAACACGCGGCTATTGCTGAAATTGATGCGAACGCAACTATGGGtctcgaacaacaatccgacgGTTTTGGAAAACGGTACTACCCTGCGGAGCAAACGTCGTACAACAATCGTCTAGTGGACCTTTGCGACCATGCATCGTTGCTTCTACATTTAAAAGGAATCACCGACCCCATCAGCTTACGTAGCAAGTATCAACcctttaacgcctga
- a CDS encoding hypothetical protein (NECATOR_CHRIII.G12754.T2): protein MMFNISNQHAAIAEIDANATMGLEQQSDGFGKRIGTPTETLRIFPLPPFPLVCPPPVIPPSSPPPPPVTPPSTVPATPLRSPPPVPPPPPPVTEPRTPPTAPPPPPPVCPPPPPVRTYMVHVTLEEGHLDPSTLKLTKYISEHSINQRRC, encoded by the exons ATGATGTTCAACATATCCAATCAACACGCGGCTATTGCTGAAATTGATGCGAACGCAACTATGGGtctcgaacaacaatccgacgGTTTTGGAAAACG AATTGGGACACCAACGGAAACGCTAAGAATATTCCCACTTCCACCATTTCCACTAGTCTGCCCTCCTCCAGTAATACCTCCAAGTagtccaccaccaccaccagtgACTCCGCCAAGTACAGTACCGGCGACTCCGCTAAGAAGTCCGCCACCAGTTCCGCCTCCACCTCCGCCGGTAACTGAACCAAGAACTCCGCCTACAgcgccgccaccaccaccaccggtCTGTCCTCCACCGCCTCCTGTAAGAACATATATGGTTCATGTGACTCTAGAAGAAGGTCATCTTGATCCGTCAACACTCAAACTGACCAAGTACATTTCCGAGCACTCCATCAACCAGCGACGCTgttga
- a CDS encoding hypothetical protein (NECATOR_CHRIII.G12755.T1): MSAAHMIFIYFTLFFQVSTASLVDGVLGNVLGGGGGQTGGGGGGAVGGVLGSVTGGGGGGTGGGLLSGVAGTVLGGVTGGGGGLLGGITGGGQTSGNGGSGNILSVSVGVPILDTLIALLTVLLQLLQVIFPLAATIV; this comes from the exons ATGTCTGCAGCCCACATGATCTTCATATATTTTACGttgttttttcaagtttcaacAGCGTCGCTGGTTGATGGAGTGCTCGGAAATGTACTTG GAGGCGGTGGAGGACAGaccggtggtggtggtggcggcgcTGTAGGCGGAGTTCTTGGTTCAGTTACCGGCGGAGGTGGAGGCGGAACTGGTGGCGGACTTCTTAGCGGAGTCGCCGGTACTGTACTTGGCGGAGTcactggtggtggtggtggactACTTGGAGGTATTACTGGAGGAGGGCAGACTAGTGGAAATGGTGGAAGTGGGAATATTCTTAGCGTTTCCGTTGGTGTCCCAATTCTTGACACTTTAATAGCCTTG TTGACCGTGCTACTGCAACTCTTACAAGTAATATTTCCATTGGCAGCTACGATTGTTTAa